Proteins encoded together in one Variovorax paradoxus window:
- a CDS encoding AAA family ATPase: protein MRKVNRGSATLPEILHGDEVRAAKAALAEHYRLDPQERARRRPPLNAKIWTSAMVRRQVAEVFLSKCAYCETPLDSSNSGDVSHHRPPGNAVGFRDQSDVASPDHYSWFAYEWENIFLSCAACNRAKRNLFPVQGPRARLRSSWAEAENGEEALLVNPCRVEPRKHMRFGVDGSVVGADEVGRVTVEVLNLNRPDLTQVRAQTFRQCFELLDQGRTDEEYLNGFRRALLDEAPFCGAMRVIFFELLSDFNSSASLPKPSFRTIVDDAIHTSKVASDKQWRELVDHAESGAPLLDRNSWRPLEEQLMTRFQWEPRTSQLRRVRIQNFKGIANLDLEIPHADPHETGAPCMMLLGENSTGKSTTLQAIALAMMGSPMRARMGVLPEDFLPREVSGWQLDDTVMPEVILDFDTGEPVRLQIDPLTKRFIGEEQPTMMLMSFGSRRFFGKEGVRRQPASTLRSLFDPFAKLQHPGRWLQGLAPDAFDALARALREVLVLQPEDRIGRDEEGRLFVHAHGRDTPLERLSDGYRSLIAMVLDIMRDMLKAWGDLENARGLVLIDEIETHLHPRWKLRVVSALRKAMPNVQFVATTHDPLCLRGMRDDEVQVFVRDEAHRIEVLSGLPDVRGLRAEQLLTSDYFGLASTADPDVESALEHLALPAGIRSQARDEDIRALQAFKWLGDTPVEQIVNEALRRFVDEGAGLPQDRGQLREAAVTGVLARLRALRAGPQA, encoded by the coding sequence ATGAGAAAGGTGAACCGTGGAAGCGCGACGTTGCCCGAAATCCTGCATGGGGACGAGGTGCGTGCGGCCAAGGCTGCGTTGGCCGAGCACTATCGGCTTGACCCGCAGGAGCGTGCCCGCAGAAGGCCGCCGCTCAATGCCAAGATCTGGACGTCGGCCATGGTGCGACGGCAGGTTGCCGAGGTTTTCTTGTCCAAATGCGCCTATTGCGAGACCCCGCTGGACAGCTCCAATTCTGGCGACGTCTCGCATCACCGGCCACCCGGCAATGCGGTCGGCTTTCGGGACCAATCAGACGTTGCCAGTCCTGACCATTACAGCTGGTTTGCCTATGAATGGGAGAACATTTTTCTCTCATGCGCGGCCTGCAACCGGGCAAAGCGCAACTTGTTTCCCGTCCAAGGCCCGCGCGCGCGCTTGCGTTCTAGCTGGGCTGAGGCCGAGAACGGTGAAGAGGCGCTTTTGGTCAACCCCTGTCGGGTTGAACCGCGCAAGCACATGCGCTTTGGGGTCGATGGCAGCGTCGTTGGAGCGGATGAGGTGGGGCGCGTCACTGTGGAGGTATTGAATCTCAACCGACCCGACTTGACCCAGGTCAGAGCTCAAACATTCAGGCAATGTTTCGAGTTGCTCGATCAAGGACGAACCGACGAAGAATACTTAAACGGATTCCGCCGAGCCTTGCTCGACGAGGCCCCCTTTTGCGGCGCTATGCGCGTCATATTTTTCGAGCTTCTCTCCGACTTCAACTCGTCGGCCAGTCTCCCGAAGCCATCGTTTCGAACCATTGTTGACGATGCCATCCACACTTCGAAGGTTGCCAGCGACAAACAGTGGCGAGAGCTAGTCGACCATGCGGAATCTGGCGCACCGCTTCTGGATCGGAACTCGTGGCGCCCGCTTGAAGAGCAGCTCATGACGCGCTTTCAGTGGGAGCCCCGCACGTCGCAGCTGCGCCGAGTTCGTATCCAGAATTTCAAAGGTATAGCGAACCTTGATCTTGAAATCCCGCACGCCGATCCTCATGAGACCGGCGCGCCTTGCATGATGCTGCTCGGAGAAAACTCCACAGGCAAGAGCACCACATTGCAAGCCATTGCACTGGCGATGATGGGGTCACCCATGCGCGCACGCATGGGGGTGTTGCCGGAGGACTTTCTTCCGCGCGAGGTTTCCGGTTGGCAACTTGATGACACCGTCATGCCGGAAGTCATCCTGGATTTCGACACCGGTGAGCCTGTGCGCCTGCAGATCGACCCGCTGACCAAGCGCTTCATCGGGGAAGAGCAACCGACCATGATGCTGATGTCTTTCGGCTCTCGTCGTTTCTTTGGCAAGGAGGGCGTTCGCCGGCAACCCGCCTCGACGCTGCGCTCCTTGTTTGATCCTTTTGCCAAGCTCCAGCATCCGGGCCGGTGGCTCCAGGGGCTCGCTCCAGATGCCTTTGACGCGCTCGCACGCGCATTGCGCGAGGTGCTGGTGCTCCAACCGGAAGACCGCATTGGGCGAGACGAAGAGGGGCGCCTGTTCGTTCATGCACATGGGCGCGACACGCCATTGGAGCGACTGAGTGATGGCTACCGCTCCCTGATCGCAATGGTCCTGGACATCATGCGTGACATGCTCAAGGCATGGGGTGACCTAGAAAACGCGCGCGGCCTGGTGCTGATCGACGAGATCGAAACGCATCTGCATCCGCGATGGAAGTTGCGCGTTGTCTCGGCACTTCGCAAGGCCATGCCCAACGTTCAGTTTGTTGCCACCACACACGATCCGCTGTGTCTCAGAGGCATGCGGGACGATGAGGTGCAGGTGTTCGTGCGCGACGAGGCGCACAGGATCGAGGTTCTGAGCGGCTTGCCTGACGTTCGTGGGCTGCGCGCGGAGCAGCTCCTGACGTCCGACTACTTCGGTCTCGCCAGTACGGCGGATCCTGACGTAGAGAGCGCGTTGGAGCACCTCGCGCTGCCTGCGGGCATCCGATCACAGGCACGCGACGAGGACATTCGCGCGTTGCAGGCTTTCAAGTGGCTCGGTGACACGCCGGTTGAGCAGATCGTCAACGAAGCGCTGCGCCGGTTCGTCGACGAGGGCGCAGGCTTGCCGCAGGACCGGGGGCAACTCAGGGAGGCCGCGGTGACGGGCGTGCTCGCCCGGCTGCGGGCGCTGCGCGCGGGGCCTCAAGCATGA